The following DNA comes from Meleagris gallopavo isolate NT-WF06-2002-E0010 breed Aviagen turkey brand Nicholas breeding stock chromosome 13, Turkey_5.1, whole genome shotgun sequence.
ctggaataCCTGTATCACATGAAAGAACAGAGAATATGTTCTTTGtcatcatgctttttttttttttcctacttcagATTGTGGACTTGAGTTgcaatgaattaaatgaaatccTAATCCCTGAGGCGCTGCCAGCTACTTTGCAAGAGCTAGACCTGACTGGAAATGCAAACCTGGTGCTAGAACACAAGACACTGGATATCTTCAGGTGAGAGTCATGGAGTTGCAAAGCCAATAGTCTCAGGTATGGGAAAGGGGAAGTCTTCCAGGAGAGGAAATGGGATAGCAATGTATATAACACAACATTGTGTAATTTTAGTGTTCCCTGCCTGAGGCAGCTGAAGCTTTCTATCCTGTAGTAAGGGAAGGGCTGGGTTCAAATCATCAGAGCAAAAAACTTCTCAAATGGAAGTTCTCCAGCTGTGTCTGGCATGTTTATTCTGACATCTTCAGAATGCCAAGACCTTAAATACctctctttgcttctgtctAAAATTCTGGAGTGGGCGTGGTCCTTTGGAACAAGCTGTTCAGCATGGCATCTAGGAgagaagaattaattttttttcttctctctataGTCATATTACCACACTGAAGATTGATGCTAAGCTCTCCCTCACAACAGATTCAACACTCACTTCTACTTTTTGGAGTCATGGAGTAGCTGAGATGGCAGGGCAAAGAAATAAGTGAGTATTGTGGTCTGCTGGACCCTGACACTTTGTCTCCTTGAGGTGCTAGGTGAAGTGCATTGCTAAGCATCCAAGCACACGTTTTGCTGAGCTCATCCATTCTAATCTCTCTGAATCTCTTGCGTAGTGTCAACGTTACTTACCCTCGTTTATCATGCCTATCTTGAGACCCTTGGGCAAGGCTTTCCACTCTAGCAGAGATGCTTTTGCTATTGCATGCATACaacatccatttttcttttagtgcGATCAAAGAGAATTCAGGCATTCCAGTAATAAACAACAGCTGAACATGTTGTGGGGCGGTGGATGTCAAGACAGTGACTTTGTTGCCTTGTGAGAACAGTACTTGTGGCAAGATACTGATGGCTGTGGTTTTGGAGACCATACAATCCTCTGAGGCAGATAATTTTGCCTGTGTGCTTTTCTAACAGGCTGTGTGTGTCGTCCCTGGCACTGGGAAGCTTTGCAGAAGGGATGGAGGCTGTGTATGGCATGTTTGATGGTGACAAGAACGAGGAGCTGCCACGCCTGCTGCAGTGCACTATGGCTGATGTGCTCCTGGAGGAGGTACAGCAGTCGGACACAGTGTTCATGTCCAACACCTTCTTGGTCTCCCACAGGTATGACTGTGAGCAAACTGGTCCTGGGTGGGACCTGTGTAGGTGCATCAGTTAACGTGCTAGGTGGGGTGAGACAGCCCTCCTGTCGTGAAGTCTGGAGCCTTCCTACATCTTCTCCTTCAACAGGAAGCTGGGTATGGCTGGGCAGAAGCTTGGTTCCTCTGCTGTCCTTTGCTATATTCATCACGATATGGCTGATCCAGCGAGCACCTTTTCTCTGACTGTGGCCAATGTGGGAACGTGCCAAGCTGTTCTGTGCCGAAGTGGAAAACCACTGCTTCTCTCCAAAGTCTTCAGTCTTGAGCAGTGTACTGAAGAGGCCAAGAGAATCAAGGAGCAAAAAGCAATTATAACAGAGGTTGGTTTGGACCCCCCTCACTTCAATTTCCACCCTCCAATAAAAGCTTGTTTCAAGAACTTGACATTCTGAGCTTCACTGTCTATAATATAGTATAATATAATATTGCAGGACAGAGGGTGGTCCGAAGGTCTTCAGATGACTCATCCATTGCTTCACGCTCTGTTTCTCTTGCTCATTAGCTGTTCAGAATTACATGTTCCTTAAATACCCATCATAGCCTGAGAATTACAGGTACAGAATGCCATGGATGAGggcagcagaaaaaagaaaacagatctgGAAATAAATGGGGATGTGGAGGTTGGTGCATGATACTATTTATGACATAGGTGAGTGTGGAGAAGATCCACTGAGGAACAGAATGGGGCCTGAGAAATCATCTTGTATCAAAACTCAAAGTATCTATTCTATCCTACTTCGTGAAAAGCATGACTTAAATATCTTTCTTTGTATGTCTTCCATGTTTTACTCACTGAAGGTGTTATTTCCATTAGAGAGTGTTTTTGTGCTTGGTGTGCATAGCCAGTAAGCACACAGCCAAAATTCACATGAATGTCTCTATTTTAATTCTGCACAGAATTAAGTGTTTGACAATCTTCTGTAAAACAAGCATAAAATAGAAGCATTGTTATTTATGCATAGCTGTTTACAAAACTATTTATTGTTGTAGTTTCTAATTAGTTACTGTATTTCATCTTTGCTGAACATGTGTATGATAGGGCTAGAAGATTCAAGGTTTGAGAAGGAGTAGCTGCAATCTCATTACCATCTTGttaattatatattaatatCCTTTACTGAGCCTAAAGGTTACATATAAGGcactttcccttcctcttctgttGGCACCAGCTTGTGGTCACATTTAACATATCTATGGTcaaattctttctcttttcattagTTTTTCACGTATCTGTGATCTGTTGTTTATACTTTCTTGTTCTTGGTGGACCATCTATGGGATTAGTGCCTACTGAGACATATGAAAGTGGATATCAGGTAGCAACAGGTGGAAACTTTACCCCCCCCCcgaaaaatgttgaaatgttCAGTGTTTTTTATGCAAAAACTTTAGAGATTCTCCAGGAACCATTTTAATGGTTAACTTTCTAAAAACTTGGAAGAGGGAAATTcaaaagaactggaaaacatGTAGTCAGTAAAGAACTGAGAAATCAGTGCCATTCATATTAGCTTTATGCACTGCGGGTCTTTAAAACAGTTTGAGTCTGCTGGAGGGGTTTCTGACAGAGATAACCTGTTTATGTGTTCTGTTAAACTGTGTAGCACTTAGACTGAATCCTGGACCTGGATCCCTTTCTCCTATACTGTATCTGATGTTACCTGTGTATTGGCATTTCTCAAGGTTCCAAACTAGTTCATGGGCAGGGTAGAGAGTGCTTTCCAAATGATCTAATGCCAGATCTAATGCTACTGCTTTGTTCTCTTGTCTGCAGGACAATAAGGTAAATGGTGTGACTTGCTGCACTCGGATGCTAGGCTGCACATACTTGCACCCTTGGATCCTGCCCAAGCCACATGTCAGTTCCATTCCACTGACTGTACAAgatgagctgctgcttctaGGGAATAAAGCACTGTGGGAACACCTTTCTTACACGGAGGCTGTCTCAGCTGTGCGCCATCTACATGACCCTCTAGCTGCTGCAAAGAAACTCTGCACATTAGCCCAAAGCTACGGTTGCCAGGACAATGTAGGTGCAATGGTGGTGTATCTGAACATCAGTGAGGACAACTGCACATGTGAGATGCATGGTCTCTCTTTACCAGGCCCTGGGGGATTTAGTTCCACCACTGCCAAGACAGCAACATCTTCGTCTAGCAGCGGAATTGCTTCAGAGTTCGGTAGTGAGCTGTCTGCTTCTGAGGTTAGCAGTGAGGTGGGCTCTACTGCTTCAGATGAACACAGTGCTGTTGGTCTTGATGGCAGCTTGCTACCACGACAAGAGCGACGTTGCAGCCTACATCCTCTGCTCCCCTCAAGCATCTTTCAGCGCCAACCTTCCAGTGCCACCTTCTCCAGTAACCAGTCTGACAATGGCCTGGATAGTGACGATGAACAGCCTGTGGAAGGTGTGATGTCAAATGGCAGTAAAGTGGAGGTAGAGGTGGACATACACTGCTGTAAAGGCAAGGGTCTGGAGTTTGAACCTCTTGCTTTAGAGTacagctcctctgctccaggGGTAGAGGATGACTCTGAACTTGTCCTCATCGTTCAGAGACAGAACGGCATAAATAGCACAGCTGCACGTGGAGGGGTCAAGGAAAAGAGTGAACTGCAGAAATCTCCTTCCACGTGCTGTCTCTATGGAAAGAAGCTTTCCAACGGCTCCATAGTGCCCTTGGAGGAGAGCCTTAACCTCATTGAAGTAGCTACAGAGGTACCCAAGAAGAAGAcaggttattttgctgctccaTCTCAGATGGAGCCAGAGGATCAATTTGTGGTGCCACCTGATCTGGAGGAGGAAGTGAAGGAACAAATGAAGCAGCACCAGGAGAATGGAGCAAAtgaggagcagaaagaagagcCTGCAGTAGCTCTGACAGAGGAGTTTGACACAGCTTTGTAATTCTACAAGTACTACTCCCACTTTGTCTGTCCCAGGAAGCTCTATCCTGTAAGGGCTGTCATGCCCCTAAGGGGACCTGGGCTCTGCAAGGCATGCAGGCATCTGCTGCTTCCTTAATTGAGTGGAGAAAAAATTGGGAGTGCTGCGGTTTGGGCTGTCTACTTTTTGCTGTAGTCTGTTCTATGAGTGCCCAGATCAGCTGTGTTCTGTTCAGAACTGTCTGGAAATTATGCAAGCACTAGAAAGAAGGCAGGTGTTCCAGTGCTCCCTCTTACTCCTTAAAGCCTGAGgttctgccagctctgcagaaaaggggCTGGTGTATTGTGGGAGGGGGAAAGGGGAAGGCTGTTGAGGGGCCAATATGCAGTGTTTGGAGTCTGAATATTTCTGACACAGGCCCTCCTGGCAATTCCTGACTTCATTGTTCCTTGAAAGAATACAGCCAGTTGGAATGAAGCTGACCCAAGAATGGTTTCCTACGTGAATTGCAAGCACTTTTATTGATTGCACTTAAGCTGTTCTCTTCCCCTTCAGCACAGCACTTTATTATTAGGGCCAGGGGAGAGAGCACTCCAGTATCCTGTCCACAAAGCAGGTGGGAGGGAGTGGGGAAGCTGATTTTCCCAGTAGATATTGTTAGGGCTTTTGAGGATTCAGGGTACGGGTGTTCTGATGAGCACTGGTGCAGGGTAGAGTGAGAATTATAATGGGATCAGGCTATGCAGGATGAGAAAACAGCTGGGTTGTGAGTGTCTACTGCTGCATTTTACATGGAACATGGGAAGGATCAGCTCTGGACTTAGAGGCTGAGTAACATGCAGAGCCACTGCTTCTAGCTGCAGATCACAGACCCAGCTCAGCAGTTTGTCGACCTTCGTCACATGTGCCTCATAGTAGAGCCTTTCTGTATCCAGAAGACGTGACTTGAAACCATGAGTTGCTGCTGGTTTCAGTCTAAGAGGAAATTGAAGTGTAAGTGGTACGTTGCTCTAAGGCTGGCAAGCAGTTGGGCTGCTCTTTGTATGCTGAGGAAGCTTTCAGTACTCTTTTCCACCAACATTAACTGCATTGTCAGCCACGACAGTCTTTGCTTGCATCTGTAAATAGGAGTCATAGTCCAAATCCAGAGCAACCTGTATTTTGTGATGTGTGCCAAATTTGGCCACCAACGAGGTGTATCTTTGTTAGTGTATCTTTATTTCTACTTAGTTTTCAATGGAAAAGGAGggggggaaaagggggaaaaaaaaacaaaaaaacacaacagctttTCGCCTGAAAAACATCTTTATCAGCACTGgggaagagatttttaaaacagtccCACTAATGATGAAatgcccagcctgcagctgtcACACGGTTCCATTAAGGTTTTTGGTGCAAGGGGTAAATGGATTCTCTATGTAATAACCTTGTGAAAAGTCCATGGCCCCCAAAGCATGCAGATGTCTTCCCAGTTTGGCAGAGGGCTGAACAGCAGCTGCCCCTGTCACAGCGTTGGTGCAATAATTCGGACTATAATGTGGGCTagtgccttttcttctttattcattatatttatgaagaaaatgtgaaagtttCTTCTCAAGGTCTCTGAGGAGCTTGAGTTGTGTATTTTTGGATCAAGTTCAAGCCTTGAATTGAAGGGATGCTGTGCAGACAACCTGTGGGATTCCAGTAATATAGATCTTCTGACAAAATCTACAGGAGTTATGCTTAAACTTCAGAGCTACTTGAATTTCTCACTCGGGGGAAAAAGGACGTATTTTTACCATACTTGAGAGCAACCTTTTGGGATATACCTTGTATTGGGATATACCTTGTACTGGTTATGGTGTAATCATGAAACAACCCATCTTTTTTCCAAACTCGTGAGTTCTGGCCGTGTTTAATTGTCTGTTTTACTTGGAGAGAAATGCTCACACTTAGGAtcacagaaacagcattttaaattcctcagacagaggaaagaaaagtttCAGGGAATAAAACTCAACTCTCCTTCAGGTTCTTTTTCATAGTAAGTATGCAAAAATGGCTCACCTCAGTGTATTTGACAGTAACCTTCAGTTCATTTGCTGGCAACAGTATCTGTGCCAAGGCCAACAGTGTCTGCTACCTGCTCCGTTCAGCGTAGGATCGATGCAGGAATATATGCTGCTTTCTGAGTAAGGTTGTGGTGAACCTGGCACTAGGAGAATGGTAGATGTCAGTGCAAATCAGGACTCTTCCTTGCACTGATGTGTAAAATCCAGTGTGTCCTTGCCAGCCTGAGCCATTAGCATTGTGTGAGACAGGTGTGTCTCATGGGGAGTTTGTCATGAATGCCCATGGCTAGTTCAGTAGGAAGAATTAAGTGAAGCTCCGCAAGAGCATGCAAGTTTTTGATCTGCTTCTCCAAATGGAATGCATAGAACCGCTACTCAGACTTTTCTCCAGCTCTGTTTCTGGTTTTGAGGCAGAAAGGGAGTTCATTTTCTACAGGCATGAACTTCTGTGGCAGAATATGGTTTGTTCTGTAAAACTGTAGAGTCCACCGCAGCTTCCAATTAGATTGATACTGTGAACTGCTGATCTTACTCTGGGTAGCACCTCCTGGTTTTTTGGCCTCTCTGAAGACAGCAAACTTCCTTTGTCTCCCTTATTAACACTGGGCATACATCTCAGACTTCTGATTGGCGCTGCTATAGGTGGAACACATGTGGATGGGAAAGTTTAGCAGGGGGCCTCATAGCAGAGGACAGAAGGTGTCACAGTTCTCCTGTTCTCTTCTGCTGTCTTCCTGTGTGGCGCTTGCAGATGACATCATTTCCATAGAGCCACATCACTAAGAATGTTCCATTCTTTTTTACTGTTGGAGGTTCTCAGTGTGGGGTCATTGAGCTGTCTGACTGTTGCCAGAGCCGTTGTGCTCCAGGTGGCCACAGTGAGGTTAGGCTGGGGAATTTGTTTGTCCGTCCCTTTAGCAGTTCCGGCCCTATTGCTAAGCATGTTCACTGAGAACAGGCACCCTGGAGGCACTGACCTGCCTGCCCTGATCTGACCAGAAGCTAGCAAAAAGAGCCAATAAAGGCAGTACTGGTGCCTGGTTTGGGCTTGACTACTGAGGATAAAGCATACTGTCAAAGTGGTGCCCAGAACCTGGAACAGACCTGGGGGAGACACTGCAGACTGCTGAAATCTGATTATAGTCCTCAACCAGACAGGAGGGAAAAATCCAGTTCCATGAAGTGGGTATTCCCCTCTCTGCAGGAAGGTCTGCTGTAAGACCTGAAATATTTCTAGTGCCTGGGATTTTAAGACACAGTTAAAGCCCTGGGACTTCCAGACATTTCTGCACTCTTCCTGGATGGTGATGTCTTTCGTGTCACTTGCCAGAGGGCATTTCTGGACAGTAGGTTCATCTCTTGCGTTTTGTGCAGTCGTTGTCTGCTGTTCCATTGCAGTCTGAAGCCTATGgtgtatttttctccatttttttccccattttaaaatgttactgttCTGACTCATGACCCAGTGCATGTTAAAGAAATACTGCAGCACAACActtataatatttttcattttaaaaaggaaaatacttcatGTATCCCGCTCTAGCATGCAGCTGCAATAATTCCTCTTTTACAGTATACAGGAATAGACTGTTCCATGAACGCACCTTCGGCAGTGTGGCCTTTGTGTGTGCTGCATTGGAGAGGCAAATACCATTGCTGGAAAACACTATTTCGATGATTCTTTACTCAGTTGTATAGAGTAGTTCAGGAAGGAAGAATACTTTTGCATCAACTTCTCAGATGACGTAGCAATAAAGATTTTTACTTTTGTGTAACTATATATTCTGAGTCTGTTACTGCACTGGAGGGAGTGTGTGCAATATCCCAGTCACACATAGTCAGAGGTAGCCGTAGTTGTGCTGTAAGGTCCCTCTCCTTGAGCTCTGTGCTACTTCTACTCAGTCTGCCTTCCACACAAAACGTATGTGCAGAACACTGAGAGTAGAGTTAGCAGTACCAAATACTGGGCAGCTCTCTATATCAGAGGAGTCCTGCCCTGTGAACTTGTGAATAACACAGCTCTTTAGAAGTAAGTGCAGCAAGCAAGCAGTACGGAATCAGTAGAAGAAATAGGGCCACAGTGGCCTGTCCACATAAATCCATGCATTCAGATGCTGAGTGCATCTGGCTAAAAGGGAGCAGCAGTCACCTGAAGTGTTACAGTGTAGAACTTACTTTTTGTATTTCTGGTTGCAGTAGTGTTCTATGACTTCACCAGTGACTAAATCTTTGCAATTTCTGAAACTGGAGGTAAGTCTATGACAAAGCACGCTGTTGATATGCtgctttttggatttttttttttcccctgtagaGATGGAATTGGCCTGTTAAATCAGTGGAGATTAATCCTCATGTGGGTTAATGCACACTGTGGGCACTGCTCTGATGAAAGGGCTTTTCATTCTGAGCATATCTGAATCTGGTGCTAGTCGTCTTTTCTTTGATGAAtctacaaaaagaaacaaaaccaacaaagttctgaagagaaaattcaCCTTTATTTGTTCATAAACAACACAAAATGACTCATTTCCCTACCTTGTACactaaaaatgttttgcaaacaACCCACCTTTGTCTTAAATCACCTCTGTGACCTCTTAAAACATGTCTGACGAGTCAAACTCTGGGCTCTTCTTAGGCAAAATGGTTGTATACAAGTATGCATAAAAGAGTGCTCCATCCAGAAAGGTGCCCTCACCAGAAGggagcaaaaaaaaaggcactatGTCACAAATTAAGCTGAGTGTCTTCACCACCCTACAAGTTTATTTCAGGAGTCTCTGGCAGTATAAATGCCATGTTAAAGCTGCCCCTTTAGCACCAAGAGACCTTTCAAAGCAGGAATTGTCAACCATCAGCCTTGCTGCTCGCTTTTAAGGGTTCCATTCTCCATGGACAGTCACAAGCCCTTTGTAAAAGATTCAGCTGTCGGAAGCTGTTCACCAGCGTCTCTGCAACACATCCTAGCCATGCTACTTGATGTGCTCTGAGTGATTACTGATGTTAATTACCCTACTGCTAGGAGGGTACTGGGCATGATGTTGGAAACCCAGAGCTCAGGTACGTGATCTCTCTTTTCAGTCACTGACATTTAGGAACAAGGGCTTCTCCAAAGCTGAATTATCTTCCCAGACCGCAAGCATTCAAAACTAGGTTTGCTATTTAGACAAAGCCTGTGCATTACTGTGTTTATAAGAACAACAGCAATGCATTCTCTCTCAGATATATGCTGGAGAGGCAGAACAGCCACCAGATGAAGATAATCTGTATGTGTCCGCTAATAATTGAATAGTGCAAATTTAAGTTTGAACAGCTTGGTTTCACTATATTTGGAGATACGCTCTTGGTGATTGCTCTGTTACAGTAATAAGAATGCACTGTCCCCAAGCAAGTAAAAGCATGCCCCAAGGCTGGCAAAAATCAGGGCCACTACTGGAGCAGAGGAATAATTCTATGGCTCGTACACGTGTTCTGGcttctgtttcagtttgtgaACTAGTCTGTACCCTCTGACGGCCAGGCCTGCACCGAGCAGGAATGCCACGacagctgcacagcccaggAGGCCAGCAGCAATCTCTGCCCCATGCATGCTGCAGCTAAAGCCCTGATAGCCTTTGCTTTGGTAAAGGTGTGCTCTCTCTTTGCATACTGATGAATCATAAACCCCCAGCAGATGATGGAAGAAATAGTACAGAGCGAACAACAACCCCACTGCAACCGCTGCGTCCAGGACGCCTTCCAGTAGGAGCCATGCAGGAAAACGCCACGGTAGCCGTACAACGCCAACCACAATCAGCGCGGAAGAGAAGACCAGGAGGGCTCCTCCCACGGCCATCGCCGCCCTGGCGATTGGCATCTTGAGCTGGGTGAAGCGCCGGTCCAGCTGCTGGGCTTTCTCCCCGTCCGCTCCGCTGAAGCCGCTGTACGCCCCGCCGTACATGTAGTAGTAGATGCCGCCCTGGCCGGGGACGCCCGTGTAGCCGCCCGCCGAGCCGTAGGATACGGAGCTGCANNNNNNNNNNNNNNNNNNNNNNNNNNNNNNNNNNNNNNNNNNNNNNNNNNNNNNNNNNNNNNNNNNNNNNNNNNNNNNNNNNNNNNNNNNNNNNNNNNNNGCTCCGACCCATTCGTCGAGAATGGCCCCGAGGAGGCGCGTGGCGGCGGTCTCGTTCTCCTCCTCCTTGTGTCCCGCCGCTCCTGGGGCCTTCGCACAGCCCGGCTGCGGGCGCCGCTGCCGAGACTGCCGCTGACGCTCCGGTTTTGGCTGTTTCGCAGAGAAACGCGAAGCGCAACGGGAGCAGGAGCTGTCTGAACAGGAGCCGGTTCGGTTCCCGTGAGAGGGACTGGCTGAGAGAGGACGTCGGACGAGGCTGCGTGTATGTTTATAGAGGagattctgctgctgctttgtctgACCTGCGCTTAGTCCTCTGTACGGTGGATACCCCGGCATCTGAGATCTGCGatggggaagagaggaaaaacctCTTCGTGCAGCTTCATGGAGACCTGGTCAGGTGAGGGCTGAGGTTTGCAACGAGCTGGATTTGCTTCAGTTGTGTAGTGCTCTTCTGCATGCCTACAAATGTATTGGTGTGCAGAGCAGCTAGAAGGAGGAGGTGCCAGCTGGATGCAGTCTCCAGTCACCTAATGCGTGAAAATGAAGTAGTTCTGAGCCTTTTGTACTTAGTCGAGGCATAGCTGGGAGGGTTTGGTGGCTGCTCCAACCAGAACTACAGCCTTGTTTTGTAAGTAAAGGTTATTCTTCATATACTTCTTCATTGCATTCTGTTTTAGGGATGTTATAGTCTTAAGAAAATCTAAACAATTTATGAGGCTGTAAGCAGTTCTTCTGAGAGTGTAACGTCTGAAGTACTTCAACAGttatttcacagtatttttgtattagtaattttttttgtgagtttCTGAGGTAAATAATTAAAGATCAGCACGGGGCGTGGGCATTGTATCGCATGTTTTATGTCTGCAGTCAGCTAAGGCTGAAAACAGACCTCAGCTCAGAGTTTAAGGTGCGTGGATTTTATCCTGAGTATATTATGGACTCCCCTAGCTTTACAAGCTCCCATTAGGTCTGCGTAGTGATGCTTCCAAATTTCACATTTGATTATGAAGTTGTGGCTCCAGTTCCTAGGGAAAAGGATATTACTGCGGTCTTTCTTCAGAACCCTAAGCAATTGAAATTGAACGAGCTGAACAGCAGCGATAGTTTTTTGTTAGTGAAATGTAAGTCTTAAATTGCACGCGCCTCAAATTTAGAAAGACATAACGTAGCTTTAATTGGGTTGAAGATAGGAGCTCTAATGGCAAGAGATATGAAGAATAGCGTAGGGAAAGGGGGCCTACAAGAGAACTGGGAAGGGACAGGCAGAGTACTGATACGACATAAGGTAATGGCTTCAAACTATTAGAAGGTAGCTTTAGATATCAGGAAGGAATTCGTTACTCAGAGGTTGGCGAAGCCTTGGcccatgctgcccagagaaactgtggatgttaccacatccctggaggtgcttgaggccatggatggggac
Coding sequences within:
- the MARVELD3 gene encoding MARVEL domain-containing protein 3 is translated as MPGQNRSVSGSLGSGARSRAVRRPQERRDTRRRRTRPPPRASSGPFSTNGSVSYGSAGGYTGVPGQGGIYYYMYGGAYSGFSGADGEKAQQLDRRFTQLKMPIARAAMAVGGALLVFSSALIVVGVVRLPWRFPAWLLLEGVLDAAVAVGLLFALYYFFHHLLGVYDSSVCKERAHLYQSKGYQGFSCSMHGAEIAAGLLGCAAVVAFLLGAGLAVRGYRLVHKLKQKPEHVYEP